A region from the Thauera humireducens genome encodes:
- a CDS encoding sensor histidine kinase: MLPGWLIVGVSFAYLLTLFAIAYVGDRRADQGRSIIANPWTYGLSLAVYCTAWTYFGSVGRAASGGIWFLPTYLGPTLGMALAWLVVLKMIRIARSHRITSIADFVASRYGKSHLLGGLVTVIAVVGIVPYIALQLKAVSSAYALLIEDADTLLHLGESGGWWLDSTLYVALTLAAFTVLFGTRHLDTTERHEGMVAAIAFESVVKLLAFLAVGFYVTYVLYDGFGDLYARALAEPGLAALLAFNGSGQSGYGGWFAYVLLAMLSVIFLPRQFQIAVVENVNEQHLRRATWLFPAYLLAINIFVIPIALGGLLHFGRGTVDPDTFVLTLPLAHDNAALALFAFIGGLSAATGMVIVEAIALSTMVCNDLVMPLLLRSRRLALSEQRDLTRLLLGIRRGAIVGVLLLGYVYFRLAGEAYALVSIGLISFAAVSQFAPVVLGGMYWRGGTREGAFAGLLAGFVVWGYTLLLPSFAKSGWLDPYFLQHGLFGLSWLRPEHLFGLTGLDNISHSLFWSMLANIGCYVFVSLLRVPTGVEASQAALFVDVGRRGDPRPAGFWRAGAEVADLVPLVARFLGQRRAEETFGAYARAHGLERIDQLKADPELAHFAESLLAGAIGSASARVMVATVVQEEPLGLGEVMDILDEASQVRAYSHQLEEKSRALEAATAELRAANEKLKELDRLKDDFMSSVTHELRTPLTSIRALSEMMKDDPDIDVEDRQRFLGIIVSETVRLTRLVNQVLDMAKIESGHAEWHNTDIDMCELVSHAVDATQQLFRDRRAQVELDLPEHVPLLRADHDRLLQVMLNLLSNAAKFVPVDSGHVLVRLRRNGQWLRVDVRDNGPGIEPALEPEIFQKFRQGGDERSRPQGTGLGLPISRQIVEHFGGRLWLESVPGEGATFSFELPLPSAAGGE, translated from the coding sequence ATGCTGCCAGGCTGGCTGATCGTCGGCGTATCGTTCGCCTATCTGCTGACGCTGTTCGCAATAGCCTATGTCGGCGACCGCCGCGCGGATCAGGGGCGCTCCATCATCGCCAACCCCTGGACCTACGGCCTCTCCCTGGCCGTCTATTGCACTGCGTGGACCTATTTCGGCAGTGTCGGGCGTGCAGCATCGGGCGGAATCTGGTTCCTGCCCACCTACCTGGGGCCGACCCTGGGCATGGCACTGGCCTGGCTGGTGGTGCTCAAGATGATCCGCATCGCGCGCAGTCATCGCATCACCTCGATTGCGGACTTCGTCGCGTCACGCTATGGCAAGAGCCATCTGCTCGGTGGCCTGGTGACCGTCATCGCGGTCGTCGGCATCGTTCCCTATATCGCGCTGCAACTGAAGGCCGTCTCGAGCGCCTATGCACTCCTCATCGAGGATGCCGACACGCTGCTGCACCTTGGCGAGTCGGGCGGCTGGTGGCTGGACAGCACCCTTTACGTCGCCCTGACGCTGGCGGCGTTCACCGTCCTGTTCGGCACGCGGCACCTCGACACGACCGAGCGCCACGAAGGCATGGTGGCCGCGATTGCGTTCGAGTCGGTCGTCAAGCTGCTGGCATTCCTCGCCGTCGGGTTCTATGTCACCTACGTCCTTTACGACGGCTTTGGCGACCTGTACGCGCGCGCCCTTGCTGAGCCCGGACTTGCCGCCCTGCTCGCGTTCAACGGCAGCGGACAAAGCGGATACGGCGGCTGGTTCGCCTATGTCCTGCTGGCCATGCTGTCGGTGATCTTCCTGCCGCGTCAGTTCCAGATCGCCGTCGTCGAGAACGTCAATGAGCAGCATCTGCGGCGGGCGACGTGGCTGTTTCCCGCTTATCTGCTGGCGATCAACATCTTCGTCATCCCGATTGCGCTCGGCGGCCTGCTGCATTTCGGGCGGGGCACGGTCGACCCCGATACCTTCGTGCTGACCTTGCCGCTCGCCCACGACAATGCCGCGCTGGCGCTGTTCGCCTTCATCGGCGGGCTCTCGGCGGCGACCGGGATGGTCATCGTCGAGGCGATCGCCTTGTCGACCATGGTCTGCAACGACCTCGTGATGCCGCTGCTGTTGCGCAGTCGCCGCCTTGCGCTGTCCGAGCAGCGCGACCTGACCCGCCTCCTGCTCGGCATCCGTCGGGGCGCGATCGTCGGCGTGCTCCTGCTGGGCTACGTCTATTTCAGGCTCGCCGGTGAAGCCTATGCGCTGGTCAGCATCGGCCTCATCAGCTTTGCAGCCGTCTCGCAGTTTGCCCCTGTCGTGCTCGGCGGCATGTACTGGCGGGGCGGCACGCGGGAGGGCGCGTTTGCCGGTTTGCTGGCCGGATTCGTGGTGTGGGGCTATACCCTCCTGCTACCCTCGTTCGCGAAGTCGGGCTGGCTCGACCCGTACTTCCTGCAGCACGGACTGTTCGGCTTGAGCTGGTTGAGGCCCGAACACCTGTTCGGCCTGACCGGGCTCGACAACATCAGCCATTCACTGTTCTGGAGCATGCTGGCGAACATCGGCTGCTACGTGTTCGTGTCGCTGCTGCGCGTACCGACCGGCGTCGAGGCGAGCCAGGCGGCGCTGTTCGTCGATGTCGGTCGTCGCGGCGATCCGCGTCCCGCCGGGTTCTGGCGTGCGGGGGCCGAGGTGGCAGACCTCGTACCGCTGGTGGCGCGTTTTCTCGGACAGCGTCGCGCCGAAGAGACCTTTGGTGCCTATGCACGGGCGCACGGGCTGGAGCGCATCGATCAGCTCAAGGCCGATCCGGAGCTTGCGCACTTTGCCGAGTCGCTGCTTGCCGGGGCGATCGGCAGCGCGTCGGCGCGCGTGATGGTGGCGACGGTGGTGCAGGAGGAGCCGCTCGGCCTCGGCGAGGTGATGGACATCCTCGACGAGGCCTCCCAGGTCCGTGCCTATTCGCACCAGCTCGAGGAGAAGTCGCGGGCGCTCGAGGCCGCCACCGCGGAACTGCGCGCGGCCAACGAGAAGCTCAAGGAACTCGATCGCCTGAAGGACGATTTCATGTCTTCGGTCACGCACGAGTTGCGCACGCCCTTGACCTCGATCCGGGCGCTGTCCGAGATGATGAAGGATGATCCGGACATCGACGTGGAGGATCGTCAGCGCTTTCTCGGCATCATCGTGTCCGAGACGGTGCGGCTGACCAGGCTCGTCAACCAGGTGCTGGACATGGCGAAGATCGAGTCGGGTCATGCCGAATGGCACAACACCGACATCGATATGTGCGAACTGGTGAGCCATGCCGTCGATGCGACACAACAGTTGTTCCGCGACCGCCGCGCGCAGGTCGAGCTCGATCTGCCCGAACATGTGCCGCTGCTGCGGGCCGACCACGATCGTCTGCTGCAGGTGATGCTGAATCTGTTGTCCAACGCAGCCAAGTTCGTTCCGGTGGACAGCGGTCACGTGCTGGTGCGGCTGCGCCGCAATGGACAGTGGCTGCGGGTCGATGTGCGTGACAACGGTCCCGGGATCGAGCCCGCCCTCGAGCCCGAGATCTTCCAGAAGTTCAGGCAGGGTGGCGACGAGCGTTCGCGCCCGCAGGGCACCGGGCTGGGCTTGCCGATCAGCCGGCAGATCGTGGAGCACTTCGGCGGACGGCTGTGGCTGGAGTCGGTACCCGGGGAGGGGGCGACGTTTTCATTCGAGCTGCCGCTGCCGTCGGCTGCAGGCGGCGAATGA
- a CDS encoding response regulator transcription factor codes for MSKKILIADDEQNIVISLEFLMKREGFEVLVATDGEEAVARIRKDCPDLVLLDVMMPKKSGFEVCQEIKSDPALGGVRILMLTAKGRDTEVAKGLALGADAYMTKPFSTKELVEKVRSLLGA; via the coding sequence ATGAGTAAAAAGATTCTGATTGCAGACGACGAGCAGAACATCGTAATTTCCCTGGAATTCCTCATGAAGCGCGAGGGCTTCGAAGTGCTGGTGGCGACCGACGGCGAGGAGGCCGTGGCGCGAATCCGCAAGGACTGTCCCGATCTGGTGCTGCTCGATGTCATGATGCCCAAGAAGAGTGGCTTCGAAGTCTGCCAGGAGATCAAGTCCGATCCGGCACTGGGCGGGGTCCGCATCCTGATGCTGACGGCAAAGGGGCGTGACACCGAAGTCGCCAAGGGGCTCGCGCTGGGCGCGGACGCCTACATGACCAAGCCTTTCTCGACCAAGGAGCTCGTCGAAAAAGTCCGCAGCCTGCTGGGGGCGTGA
- a CDS encoding exonuclease domain-containing protein translates to MSARLRFALAVVVLGLLMTGPFILTALIVWFETEGDGRQQLVDVLAPHLGVGMMLTLLGFAAGVGVLRTLFRQYVQGLLRMAENLRLMLGANRGFRVQPDGPPEVQMLAVAANELASQRDEIFGDVEAQIARAKDSVEQEKNRLAALMSELTQSVVVCNLDGRILLYNNRARMQFRALSDAPGVAGGGELIGLGRSIYAVFERNLIAHALETIQQRLKRGVAQPQANFVTTTRAGQLLRVQMSPVLAVARSEEKIEGGEAVPERTFTGFILMLDNITRNFETESRRDQMLHNLTEGNRASLGNVRAAAEMLEYGDLPDEMRDRFRKVIRDEVQAMGQRLNDTASEFADSLKVRWPLEEMLGADLIAAVQRRIEERIGLPTKLEEVDERLWVKVDSFSLMQALTYLANRLSDEFEVREVRFRLSSAGRLVHLDLIWSGQAMSTETVMSWELEPMKIDDESSPLTVRDVIDRHDGEMWLEREKVRHRAFFRILLPAAIPQEQSEAELFLRGESRPEYYDFDLFAWSEKSHGIEDRPLTELAFTVFDTETTGLNPSQGDEIIQIGATRVLNGKLLRNESFEQLIDPRRPLAAESAKIHGITAEMLRGQPTIESVLPAFHAFAADTVLIAHNAAFDMRFLQLKEAQTGLRFDQPVIDTLLLSAVVHPNQESHRLEAIAERLGLTIVGRHTALGDAIVTAEVFLKLLPLLAEKGIRTLREAREAAEKTYYARIKY, encoded by the coding sequence ATGTCCGCCCGGCTCCGGTTCGCGCTCGCGGTGGTCGTGCTGGGACTGCTGATGACGGGCCCCTTCATCCTCACTGCGCTCATCGTCTGGTTCGAGACCGAGGGCGATGGCCGACAGCAACTCGTCGATGTGCTCGCGCCACATCTGGGGGTGGGGATGATGCTGACCCTCCTTGGTTTTGCTGCCGGCGTCGGGGTGCTGCGGACGCTGTTCCGCCAATACGTGCAGGGCCTGCTGCGCATGGCCGAGAATCTGCGCCTGATGCTGGGCGCAAACCGTGGTTTCCGCGTGCAGCCCGACGGACCGCCCGAAGTGCAGATGCTCGCGGTTGCCGCCAACGAGCTGGCGAGCCAGCGCGACGAGATCTTCGGCGACGTCGAGGCGCAGATCGCGCGTGCGAAGGATTCGGTGGAGCAGGAGAAGAACCGCCTCGCGGCGCTGATGTCCGAGCTGACCCAGAGCGTCGTCGTCTGCAACCTCGACGGACGCATCCTGCTCTACAACAACCGCGCACGCATGCAGTTCCGCGCGCTGTCCGACGCGCCTGGCGTGGCGGGCGGTGGCGAGCTGATCGGCCTCGGCCGCTCCATCTATGCGGTGTTCGAACGCAACCTGATTGCCCACGCGCTTGAAACCATCCAGCAGCGCCTGAAGCGCGGGGTCGCACAACCGCAGGCGAATTTCGTCACGACGACCCGTGCAGGCCAGCTGCTGCGCGTGCAGATGTCGCCGGTGCTGGCGGTCGCACGCAGCGAGGAAAAGATCGAAGGCGGGGAGGCTGTGCCCGAGCGCACCTTCACCGGCTTCATCCTGATGCTCGACAACATCACGCGGAACTTCGAGACCGAGTCGCGGCGCGACCAGATGCTGCACAACCTCACGGAAGGCAACCGCGCCTCGCTGGGGAATGTCCGGGCCGCTGCCGAAATGCTCGAATACGGCGACCTGCCCGACGAGATGCGTGACCGCTTCCGCAAGGTCATTCGCGATGAGGTGCAGGCCATGGGCCAGCGCCTGAACGATACCGCAAGCGAGTTTGCGGATTCGCTGAAGGTGCGCTGGCCGCTGGAGGAGATGCTGGGGGCCGATCTCATCGCGGCGGTGCAGCGCCGCATCGAGGAGCGCATCGGCTTGCCTACCAAGCTCGAGGAGGTGGACGAGCGCCTGTGGGTGAAGGTCGACAGCTTCTCGCTGATGCAGGCGCTGACCTACCTCGCAAACCGTCTTTCCGACGAGTTCGAGGTGCGCGAGGTGCGTTTCCGCCTGAGTTCGGCGGGCCGGCTCGTTCACCTCGACCTGATCTGGTCGGGCCAGGCGATGAGCACCGAGACGGTCATGAGCTGGGAGCTCGAGCCGATGAAGATCGACGACGAGAGCAGCCCGCTGACGGTGCGCGACGTCATCGACCGCCACGACGGCGAGATGTGGCTCGAGCGCGAGAAGGTCCGCCATCGTGCCTTCTTCCGCATCCTGTTGCCTGCCGCCATCCCGCAGGAGCAGTCGGAAGCGGAACTCTTCCTGCGTGGCGAGAGCCGTCCCGAGTACTACGACTTTGACCTGTTCGCGTGGTCGGAGAAATCGCACGGTATCGAGGATCGCCCGCTCACCGAACTTGCGTTCACGGTTTTCGACACGGAGACGACGGGCCTGAACCCGTCGCAGGGCGACGAGATCATCCAGATCGGCGCAACGCGGGTGCTCAACGGCAAGCTCTTGCGCAACGAGTCCTTCGAGCAGTTGATCGACCCGCGCCGCCCGCTGGCTGCCGAGTCGGCGAAAATCCACGGCATCACGGCCGAGATGCTGCGCGGACAGCCCACCATCGAGTCGGTGCTGCCGGCTTTCCACGCATTTGCCGCGGATACCGTGCTGATCGCGCACAACGCCGCGTTCGACATGCGCTTCCTGCAGTTGAAGGAAGCGCAGACCGGGCTCCGCTTCGACCAGCCTGTCATCGACACCCTGCTGTTGTCGGCCGTCGTGCATCCGAACCAGGAGTCGCATCGGCTCGAGGCGATTGCCGAGCGCCTCGGCCTGACCATCGTCGGTCGTCACACCGCACTGGGCGACGCGATCGTCACCGCCGAGGTGTTCCTCAAGCTCCTGCCGCTGCTGGCCGAGAAGGGCATTCGTACCCTGCGCGAAGCGCGCGAGGCGGCGGAAAAGACCTACTACGCGCGGATCAAGTATTGA
- a CDS encoding VC_2705 family sodium/solute symporter, whose product MSNPSAFARRLRRYYAWYTGTFLLFVIGLAIGEYYGLSSHLIGHIFLFVTIAIYAGIGVMSRTSDVSEYYVAGRRVPAMFNGMATAADWMSAASFIGLAGTLYFSGFEGLAFVTGWTGGFVLVALLLAPYLRKFGQYTIPDFLGARYEGNVARLVGLGATILASFVYLVAQIYGVGLVTSRFVSIEFEIGLFVGLAGILVCSFLGGMRAVTWTQVAQYVILIIAYLVPVVILSYKLTGIPIPQAVYGTVLQQISEREQDLFEAPSEIEVRSLYRLRAEGYAAKIDALPGSLEVERRALIERLNALRLGNASARDIALTERTLRDLPRTADEARVQWEKARIDALERARPPPRHAQAHPGATPEESAVARNNFLALMFVLMVGTAALPHILMRYYTTPGVTDARKSVLWSLFFIFLLYVTAPAYAVFAKWEVYHNVVGSSLSILPEWVASWGKVGLVRIEDLNADGILQLAELRLNTDVIVLATPEIAGLPYVVSGLVAAGGLAAALSTADGLLLTISNALSHDLYYKVINPAATTHRRLVISKSQLLVVAVVAAWVASLRPDNILFMVGLAFSIGASAFFPALVLGIFWKRANRPGAVAGMLLGLAVTLYYVVRTHSFFGGSMSNAWFDINPISAGVFGVPLGFLTIVLVSLATRPPPQEIQDLVDYVRYPQLPPDHDRSPRS is encoded by the coding sequence ATGAGCAACCCTTCGGCGTTCGCGCGCCGCCTGCGACGCTATTACGCCTGGTACACCGGTACCTTCCTGCTGTTCGTGATCGGCCTCGCGATTGGCGAGTACTACGGGCTGTCGTCGCACCTGATCGGTCACATCTTCCTGTTCGTCACCATCGCCATCTACGCCGGTATCGGCGTGATGAGCCGTACCTCCGACGTGTCGGAGTATTACGTCGCGGGACGTCGTGTGCCCGCCATGTTCAACGGCATGGCGACCGCGGCGGACTGGATGAGCGCGGCCTCGTTCATCGGCCTGGCGGGCACGCTGTACTTCTCGGGCTTCGAAGGACTGGCCTTCGTCACCGGCTGGACCGGAGGCTTCGTGCTGGTGGCCTTGTTGCTGGCGCCCTACCTGCGCAAGTTCGGCCAATACACCATTCCGGATTTCCTTGGCGCGCGCTACGAGGGCAACGTGGCGCGCCTGGTGGGACTGGGGGCCACGATTCTCGCGAGCTTCGTCTATCTGGTCGCGCAGATCTATGGCGTGGGCCTCGTCACCAGCCGCTTCGTCAGCATCGAGTTCGAGATCGGTCTGTTCGTCGGGCTGGCCGGCATCCTCGTGTGCTCATTCCTCGGCGGCATGCGGGCGGTGACCTGGACCCAGGTGGCACAGTACGTGATCCTGATCATCGCCTACCTCGTGCCGGTGGTGATCCTGTCGTACAAGCTCACCGGCATCCCGATCCCGCAGGCGGTGTATGGCACGGTGCTGCAACAGATCAGCGAGCGCGAGCAGGATCTGTTCGAGGCGCCCAGCGAGATCGAGGTCCGCTCCCTGTACCGCCTTCGCGCCGAGGGCTATGCGGCCAAGATCGACGCGCTGCCCGGTTCGCTCGAGGTCGAGCGGCGCGCCTTGATCGAGCGCCTCAATGCGCTGCGGCTCGGTAATGCGTCGGCGCGTGACATCGCCCTGACCGAACGCACGCTGCGCGACCTCCCGCGCACGGCCGACGAGGCCCGTGTGCAATGGGAGAAGGCGCGGATCGATGCGCTCGAGCGCGCGCGACCGCCGCCGCGGCATGCGCAGGCGCACCCCGGCGCTACGCCCGAAGAATCAGCCGTGGCCCGCAACAACTTCCTTGCGCTCATGTTCGTGCTGATGGTCGGTACGGCCGCGCTGCCGCACATCCTGATGCGCTACTACACCACGCCCGGTGTCACCGACGCACGCAAGTCGGTGCTGTGGTCGCTGTTCTTCATCTTCCTGCTGTATGTCACCGCGCCGGCCTACGCCGTGTTCGCCAAGTGGGAGGTGTACCACAACGTCGTGGGGTCGAGCCTCAGCATCCTGCCCGAGTGGGTGGCGTCATGGGGCAAGGTGGGGCTGGTCCGCATCGAGGACCTGAACGCCGATGGCATCCTGCAGCTGGCGGAACTGCGCCTGAACACCGATGTGATCGTGCTGGCCACGCCCGAGATCGCCGGCTTGCCTTACGTCGTGTCGGGTCTGGTGGCAGCTGGCGGTCTGGCCGCTGCGTTGTCGACCGCCGATGGCTTGCTGCTGACGATCTCGAATGCGCTGTCGCATGATCTGTACTACAAGGTCATCAACCCGGCGGCGACGACCCACCGCCGGCTCGTGATCTCGAAATCGCAGCTGCTGGTGGTGGCAGTGGTGGCCGCGTGGGTTGCGTCGCTGCGCCCGGACAACATCCTGTTCATGGTGGGGCTGGCCTTCTCGATCGGGGCCTCGGCCTTCTTTCCGGCACTGGTATTGGGCATCTTCTGGAAGCGGGCAAACCGTCCGGGCGCGGTTGCGGGCATGCTGCTGGGACTGGCCGTTACGCTGTACTACGTCGTCCGCACGCACAGCTTCTTCGGCGGCTCGATGAGCAATGCCTGGTTCGACATCAACCCGATCTCAGCAGGGGTGTTTGGCGTGCCGCTCGGTTTCCTGACGATCGTGCTGGTCAGCCTGGCCACGCGTCCGCCGCCACAGGAGATCCAGGACCTGGTCGATTACGTGCGCTATCCGCAACTGCCGCCGGATCACGACCGTTCGCCTCGAAGCTGA
- a CDS encoding putative bifunctional diguanylate cyclase/phosphodiesterase, producing the protein MQYDESSFSADDELIAIEEDIPASPSDTEAPEPWQVLIVDDDEDVHRATELALRGMLVEDRPIRLLHAHTGEAALQQVAQHEDLAVMLLDVVMESDNAGLQVVRKVRESLKRSALRIILRTGQPGYAPELETVRNYDINDYRTKSELTRVRLFTSLTASIRVYRQMRTHERMRQGLESIVRASTELSKLQGMQRFAEGVVDQLCALLGVRAEGLVCAQGGLSSVGEPARVIAAAGRFRKYVLQPLAALDTAVIRDALMRCLDEQRSLFAPALAIYFPTPAERRLAAYVELSGPLREGDRYLLEVFCSSMAVGFENVLLYDRLIDQAYLDPLLRIPNLNRLLEHLAAPALEPASSTLALLDIDDFSAINDTLGHEFGDAALKAIVARAQAVLPECHLARLGSDLFAVLGHSRMVKPDTLQQLFTESFDVAGQRVRLSATIGLVQLGTRDCYGPALLKDAHVALKQAKLHHRGTAVYFSAALGQDARARMHLLRELREAFDAHDRFFVVYQPKVHLANGRPSGVEALLRWRTANGELIAPDRFIPLAEQSGLMIALGAFVLRNACQQLRRLRDAGHDALTMAINVSHVQLRDPDFMMLLKASLDEAGVPGSQVELEITESMAAEDLELVRGLLAALKTLGVRVAIDDFGTGFSSLSVLRHLDAQRLKIDRSFVTEMLQDNSIARMVISLGHTQRMAVTAEGIETEAQRDALLALGCDEGQGWLYARPLEEAALLAWLANASA; encoded by the coding sequence ATGCAATACGACGAATCGAGCTTTAGCGCCGACGACGAACTGATCGCGATCGAAGAGGACATTCCCGCCTCGCCAAGCGACACCGAGGCGCCCGAGCCCTGGCAAGTGCTGATCGTCGATGACGACGAGGACGTGCATCGCGCAACCGAGCTCGCGCTGCGCGGCATGCTCGTCGAGGACCGTCCCATCCGGCTGCTGCACGCGCACACGGGCGAGGCGGCCCTGCAGCAGGTCGCGCAACACGAAGACCTCGCCGTGATGCTGCTCGACGTGGTCATGGAGTCGGACAACGCGGGCCTGCAGGTCGTGCGCAAAGTGCGCGAGTCACTGAAGCGCAGCGCGCTGCGCATCATCCTGCGCACAGGACAGCCGGGCTATGCACCCGAACTCGAGACCGTTCGGAACTACGACATCAACGACTACAGGACCAAGTCCGAACTGACCCGCGTACGGCTTTTCACGAGCCTCACCGCGTCGATTCGGGTCTATCGCCAGATGCGTACGCACGAGCGCATGCGCCAGGGGCTCGAAAGCATCGTCCGAGCGAGTACAGAGCTCTCCAAGCTGCAAGGCATGCAGCGCTTTGCCGAAGGCGTGGTGGATCAGTTGTGCGCCCTGCTCGGCGTGCGTGCCGAAGGGCTCGTCTGCGCCCAGGGCGGCCTGTCGAGTGTAGGCGAACCCGCGCGCGTCATCGCCGCCGCCGGGCGATTCCGCAAGTACGTGCTGCAGCCGCTCGCCGCACTCGACACGGCGGTGATCCGCGACGCACTGATGCGCTGCCTGGACGAACAACGCAGTCTTTTCGCGCCGGCGCTGGCGATCTACTTCCCCACCCCGGCGGAGCGCCGCCTCGCCGCGTATGTCGAGCTGTCCGGCCCCCTGCGCGAAGGCGATCGCTATCTGCTCGAAGTGTTCTGCTCGAGCATGGCGGTCGGGTTCGAGAACGTGTTGCTGTACGACCGCCTCATCGACCAGGCCTACCTTGACCCCTTGCTCCGCATCCCCAACCTGAACCGCCTGCTCGAGCACCTCGCAGCCCCCGCGCTGGAGCCCGCCAGCTCCACCCTCGCCCTGCTCGACATCGACGATTTTTCGGCGATCAACGACACGCTCGGACACGAGTTCGGCGACGCAGCCCTGAAGGCGATCGTCGCCCGGGCGCAGGCGGTCCTGCCCGAATGCCACCTGGCACGGCTGGGTAGCGACCTGTTCGCGGTACTCGGCCACTCACGCATGGTCAAGCCCGACACGCTGCAGCAACTCTTCACCGAGTCATTCGACGTCGCTGGGCAGCGCGTGAGATTGTCGGCCACGATCGGATTGGTGCAACTGGGCACACGTGACTGTTACGGCCCGGCGCTGTTGAAGGACGCGCATGTCGCATTGAAGCAGGCCAAGCTGCATCACCGCGGCACCGCCGTGTATTTCTCGGCGGCACTCGGACAGGATGCCCGCGCACGCATGCACCTGCTGCGCGAACTGCGCGAGGCCTTCGATGCCCACGATCGCTTCTTCGTGGTCTACCAGCCCAAGGTTCATCTGGCGAACGGGCGGCCGAGCGGGGTCGAAGCGCTGCTGCGCTGGCGTACCGCGAACGGAGAACTCATCGCGCCCGATCGCTTCATTCCGCTGGCCGAGCAGTCTGGCCTCATGATCGCGCTGGGTGCTTTCGTCCTGCGCAACGCCTGCCAGCAGCTACGCCGGCTGCGCGATGCGGGTCACGATGCACTCACCATGGCGATCAATGTGTCGCACGTACAGCTGCGCGATCCCGATTTCATGATGCTCTTGAAGGCCAGCCTGGATGAGGCCGGCGTACCCGGATCGCAAGTGGAACTCGAGATCACCGAATCGATGGCCGCCGAGGACCTCGAACTGGTGAGAGGACTGCTTGCGGCGCTGAAGACGCTGGGCGTTCGCGTGGCGATCGATGATTTCGGCACGGGCTTCTCGTCGCTCAGCGTGCTGCGTCATCTCGATGCGCAACGCCTGAAGATCGACCGGAGTTTCGTCACCGAGATGCTTCAGGACAATAGCATTGCACGCATGGTGATCAGCCTCGGGCACACGCAGCGCATGGCGGTGACGGCCGAAGGCATCGAAACCGAAGCCCAGCGCGACGCGCTGCTCGCCCTTGGCTGCGACGAGGGACAGGGCTGGCTGTACGCGAGGCCGCTGGAAGAGGCCGCATTGCTCGCCTGGCTCGCAAACGCATCCGCCTGA